The Petrocella atlantisensis genome has a window encoding:
- a CDS encoding L-lactate MFS transporter codes for MLEYQNNQKIRETNPWVYVFLGIVIMMCLGTVYSWSIFRGSVEALFDVGTVQSGMPYMFSLAFYAFSMLVSGKYIDRFTPTSMMSVGGILVGIGWFASGYAENIYMLTLTYGAIVGIGVGIIYGVPISVVAKWFPNKRGLVVGLVLTGFGLSPFVTAPAAKALIETFGVLDAFKILGLSFAIIIPLLSKYIKLPEGRLFIIKPHHLENSDSFSTQEMMKTKSFKSLYICFVLGTMIGLTIIGMTNNIGVDLIGLSSLTAPLFVSVFAVFNGIGRPLFGWLTDKLSYKKVMLLSFILILTSASLMLFANEGSVVIYIISFSIFWMNLGGWLAIAPTSTLLLYGGKNYSQNYGVVFTAYGIGAIAGVYVSGLLFDYFNHHDVIFYFIISLCLLGIVLSQSMPKNQ; via the coding sequence ATGTTAGAATATCAAAACAATCAGAAAATTCGAGAAACCAATCCATGGGTTTATGTTTTTTTGGGCATTGTCATTATGATGTGCTTAGGTACCGTCTATTCATGGAGTATTTTCAGAGGCTCTGTTGAAGCTCTTTTTGATGTGGGTACTGTTCAAAGCGGCATGCCATATATGTTTTCCTTAGCATTTTATGCTTTTTCCATGTTGGTCTCAGGCAAATATATTGATCGATTTACACCTACAAGTATGATGTCAGTTGGTGGTATCCTAGTTGGTATTGGTTGGTTTGCTTCAGGTTATGCAGAGAATATCTATATGTTAACACTGACCTATGGCGCTATTGTGGGCATAGGCGTTGGTATCATCTACGGTGTACCGATATCGGTTGTAGCAAAGTGGTTTCCTAATAAGAGGGGATTGGTTGTAGGTCTTGTATTAACAGGTTTTGGACTTTCACCTTTTGTGACCGCGCCGGCTGCAAAAGCTTTAATCGAAACTTTTGGTGTTCTAGATGCATTTAAAATATTAGGTTTATCTTTTGCCATAATCATTCCTTTACTATCAAAATATATAAAGCTGCCTGAAGGAAGATTATTTATAATTAAGCCCCATCATTTAGAAAATAGCGATAGTTTTTCAACTCAAGAAATGATGAAGACAAAAAGCTTTAAAAGCCTATATATATGTTTTGTTCTAGGTACAATGATTGGTTTAACCATTATTGGCATGACCAATAATATCGGTGTTGACCTTATAGGATTATCATCATTAACAGCGCCTTTGTTTGTATCTGTTTTTGCAGTGTTTAATGGTATTGGCAGGCCTCTTTTTGGATGGTTAACGGATAAGCTTTCTTATAAGAAAGTGATGCTGTTATCTTTTATCTTGATTCTAACAAGTGCAAGTCTGATGCTTTTTGCAAACGAAGGTAGTGTGGTTATTTATATAATATCTTTTTCCATCTTCTGGATGAACTTAGGTGGGTGGCTGGCTATAGCACCGACATCAACACTATTATTATACGGTGGAAAGAATTACAGTCAAAATTATGGTGTCGTATTTACAGCCTATGGTATTGGAGCGATTGCCGGTGTCTATGTATCGGGATTACTATTTGATTATTTTAATCACCATGATGTTATTTTCTATTTTATTATTAGTTTATGTTTATTAGGTATTGTTCTATCTCAAAGCATGCCCAAAAATCAATAA
- a CDS encoding FUSC family protein: protein MHTIREYLPGMRTFKTALSVFLCITIWRIWNADFPFFACIAAVITTQNSLESTKRVGINRFLGTLIGACVGALIVWFFPSNTITLTLGIIVVIHLTTLAKKGGSAAIASIVYLTIMINIGAESINTYILLRVVETTLGILVATIINTRIRPPEETDTV from the coding sequence ATGCACACCATTCGAGAATATCTACCTGGGATGAGGACATTCAAAACAGCCCTATCCGTTTTCCTTTGTATTACCATATGGCGCATATGGAATGCTGATTTTCCTTTTTTTGCTTGTATCGCAGCAGTTATCACAACACAGAATTCTTTAGAAAGCACAAAAAGAGTCGGAATTAACCGGTTTTTAGGCACATTAATAGGCGCTTGTGTTGGTGCTCTAATTGTTTGGTTCTTTCCCAGCAACACCATCACATTGACCTTAGGCATTATTGTGGTCATCCATTTGACCACGCTTGCAAAAAAGGGTGGTTCCGCAGCCATTGCAAGTATTGTCTATTTAACGATTATGATTAATATTGGTGCTGAATCCATTAATACCTACATTTTATTAAGGGTAGTGGAAACAACCCTAGGTATACTTGTTGCTACAATTATAAATACTAGGATTAGGCCTCCCGAAGAGACAGATACAGTGTGA
- a CDS encoding quaternary amine ABC transporter ATP-binding protein gives MDKKKIEIKNLTLIFGDKKEEALEMLENGVTIQEIREKTGTAVGVNNINIDIEEGEMFVIVGLSGSGKSSLIRCMNMLNVPTKGQLLIDGDDITKYNKEQLLDMRRNKVAMVFQHFGLLSHRTVLKNVEYGLEVQGVSEEEITKKAMEAIELVGLKGWENYFPRQLSGGMKQRVGIARALTNEPEILLMDEPFGALDPLIRREMQTELLSMEDYMEKTIVFITHDMNEAFKLGDRIALLKDGELVQIGQPNDFFENPANDYVKSFIEDVDKSRVLRVRTVMRQPFTLAKKGESREGVIKKLESFNREFCFVVDDDRKLLGYVAYKDLIKLEKSNINDAIVTDIESLHRNAYLHEIWEKLDKSNYDVAITDKAGRLRGVISYEDAVSALA, from the coding sequence ATGGATAAGAAGAAGATTGAAATCAAGAATTTGACCTTGATATTTGGAGATAAAAAAGAAGAAGCTCTAGAAATGCTGGAAAATGGCGTTACGATACAAGAAATAAGAGAAAAGACAGGAACAGCTGTTGGTGTTAATAATATTAACATTGATATTGAAGAAGGGGAAATGTTTGTCATTGTTGGTTTGTCAGGCAGTGGTAAATCCTCCTTAATTCGTTGTATGAATATGCTGAACGTGCCAACGAAAGGCCAGCTACTTATTGATGGTGACGATATAACCAAATACAATAAGGAACAATTGTTGGATATGAGAAGAAATAAAGTAGCCATGGTATTTCAACACTTTGGTTTACTGAGCCATAGAACAGTTTTAAAGAACGTAGAATATGGACTTGAAGTACAAGGTGTTTCAGAAGAAGAAATAACGAAAAAAGCGATGGAAGCTATAGAACTTGTAGGTCTTAAAGGCTGGGAAAACTATTTTCCAAGACAGTTAAGTGGTGGAATGAAGCAAAGAGTGGGTATTGCCAGAGCGTTAACCAACGAACCGGAGATACTCCTTATGGATGAACCTTTTGGTGCCCTTGATCCGTTAATACGTAGAGAAATGCAAACGGAGCTTTTAAGCATGGAAGATTATATGGAAAAAACCATTGTTTTCATAACCCATGATATGAATGAAGCTTTTAAACTGGGTGATAGAATCGCCTTGCTTAAAGATGGTGAACTGGTACAGATTGGCCAACCCAATGATTTCTTTGAAAATCCGGCGAATGATTATGTGAAGAGCTTTATTGAAGACGTTGACAAATCAAGAGTACTAAGAGTAAGAACAGTTATGCGTCAACCTTTCACACTCGCTAAAAAAGGTGAGTCAAGAGAAGGGGTCATTAAAAAACTGGAGAGCTTTAATAGAGAATTCTGTTTTGTTGTGGATGATGATCGAAAACTATTAGGTTATGTTGCGTATAAGGATCTAATTAAATTGGAGAAAAGCAATATTAATGATGCAATCGTTACAGATATAGAAAGCTTACATAGAAATGCTTATCTTCACGAGATATGGGAGAAGCTAGATAAAAGTAATTATGATGTTGCAATCACAGATAAAGCAGGGCGGTTAAGAGGTGTCATCAGTTATGAAGATGCCGTTAGCGCTTTAGCTTAA